From a single Candidatus Binataceae bacterium genomic region:
- a CDS encoding Sir2 family NAD-dependent protein deacetylase, whose amino-acid sequence MAKDAEHATDEQIRQAAEMLLAATYAIALTGAGMSVESGIPPFRGPGGLWTKYGEPPMNGYQIFLADPKKGWEDRIRRQDDELFAPLKIAKPNPGHYAFVELEQMGVLRFLITQNVDDLHRQAGHKALSEIHGNWKLIRCLECGARFKAEEISLKVLPPPCPTCSGMLKADTVAFGEPIPADALRQCAEHSARADLVILGGTSATVYPAAGFALEVKERGGRLIEVNLYESEITRLCDLSLRGGSADVVPRLTRAISQLRRARLS is encoded by the coding sequence ATGGCGAAAGACGCCGAACACGCAACCGACGAACAGATAAGGCAGGCGGCCGAAATGCTGCTGGCCGCGACGTATGCGATCGCGCTTACCGGCGCGGGAATGTCGGTCGAGAGCGGCATCCCGCCGTTTCGCGGTCCGGGGGGACTCTGGACCAAGTACGGCGAGCCGCCGATGAACGGCTACCAGATTTTCCTCGCCGATCCGAAGAAGGGATGGGAGGATCGGATCAGGCGGCAGGACGACGAACTGTTTGCGCCGCTCAAGATCGCCAAGCCCAACCCCGGACACTACGCCTTCGTCGAGCTCGAGCAGATGGGTGTGCTGCGCTTTCTCATCACGCAAAACGTCGACGACCTCCATCGCCAGGCCGGGCACAAGGCGCTGTCCGAGATTCACGGCAACTGGAAGCTCATCCGATGCCTCGAGTGCGGTGCGCGCTTCAAGGCCGAAGAGATCAGCCTCAAGGTGCTGCCGCCGCCATGTCCGACGTGCAGTGGAATGCTGAAGGCCGACACGGTCGCGTTCGGCGAACCCATCCCGGCCGACGCACTGCGCCAATGCGCCGAGCATTCGGCGCGCGCCGACCTGGTGATCCTGGGCGGGACCTCGGCGACGGTTTATCCGGCGGCCGGCTTTGCGCTCGAGGTCAAGGAGCGCGGCGGCCGTTTGATCGAAGTGAATCTCTACGAATCCGAGATCACTCGGCTTTGCGATCTGAGCTTGCGCGGCGGCTCCGCCGACGTGGTCCCGCGCTTGACGCGCGCGATCTCGCAACTGCGGCGCGCGCGCCTGTCATAG
- a CDS encoding GNAT family N-acetyltransferase, which produces MDASAPLRVIEVAGDHARMEQAWALRRRVFIEEQHVPEEIELDADDARAIHALALEGERPVGCGRMLERDGYVKIGRMAVLAARRRAGVGRRLLAFLVERARRRGFKRAVLDAQLHAEGFYLKQGFTPVGEVFEEAGIMHRRMERVL; this is translated from the coding sequence ATGGACGCTTCGGCGCCGCTCAGGGTGATAGAGGTCGCCGGCGATCACGCGCGCATGGAGCAGGCGTGGGCGCTCCGCCGGCGCGTCTTTATCGAAGAGCAGCACGTGCCCGAGGAGATCGAGCTCGACGCCGACGACGCGCGGGCGATCCACGCGCTCGCGCTCGAGGGCGAGCGGCCGGTCGGCTGCGGCCGGATGCTGGAGCGTGACGGCTACGTCAAGATCGGGCGGATGGCGGTGCTGGCCGCGCGTCGCCGCGCCGGAGTCGGCCGCCGGCTGCTCGCGTTCCTGGTCGAGCGCGCGCGCCGGCGCGGCTTCAAGCGCGCCGTGCTCGACGCCCAACTTCACGCCGAAGGCTTCTACCTCAAGCAGGGCTTCACGCCCGTCGGCGAAGTGTTCGAAGAAGCCGGCATCATGCATCGCAGGATGGAACGGGTGCTGTAA
- a CDS encoding cytochrome b/b6 domain-containing protein, which produces MASAPARQDLSMHQAAPDARFRGRRIQPLTIRLNHWTNVLFIALMAGSGLEIFAAYPSLGPQGGQYGWYPLQGVAPPHWLRIGRWLAGGRHWHFAIAWFMVLNGLIYLAYFFGRGEWRRRLFIPARDARNAIRMLGYYLRVLKTPPPPDFYNGLQRLAYSSIVVIITLQVLSGLALYKPVQLHWLLALFGGYDAARVVHLLGLVLIATFVATHIVLVSLHPRALFAMITGGKRG; this is translated from the coding sequence ATGGCATCCGCTCCAGCTCGCCAGGATCTTTCGATGCATCAGGCGGCGCCCGACGCCCGATTCAGAGGACGGCGAATCCAGCCGCTCACAATCCGTCTCAATCACTGGACGAACGTGCTGTTTATCGCGCTGATGGCCGGTAGCGGACTCGAAATCTTCGCCGCCTATCCCTCGCTGGGGCCGCAGGGCGGGCAATACGGATGGTATCCGCTGCAAGGAGTGGCGCCGCCGCATTGGCTACGGATCGGCAGATGGCTCGCGGGCGGACGGCATTGGCACTTCGCAATCGCCTGGTTCATGGTGCTGAACGGGCTCATCTACCTCGCCTACTTTTTCGGACGCGGCGAATGGCGCCGGCGGCTCTTCATTCCGGCGCGCGACGCGCGCAACGCGATCCGGATGCTCGGTTACTATCTGCGGGTGCTCAAGACACCGCCGCCGCCCGACTTTTACAACGGACTGCAGCGCCTCGCCTACAGCTCGATCGTCGTAATCATAACTCTGCAAGTGCTCTCGGGACTGGCGCTCTACAAGCCGGTCCAGCTTCACTGGCTATTGGCGCTGTTCGGCGGTTATGACGCGGCTCGCGTCGTCCATCTGCTCGGCCTGGTGCTGATCGCGACGTTCGTAGCGACCCATATC
- a CDS encoding circularly permuted type 2 ATP-grasp protein: MDAQQAGIAVPGWQAQASTPVPINEMFDAEGRPRPECARVIAYLLAMESRRLAELGERAHRMFQTMGVTFNVYGDHEGGERIFPFDPIPRIISAEVWAGLEAGLIQRTRALNAFVADIYCEAQIIKDGVIPRDLIIGSPQFRHAAVGIMSPCGVYVTVAGIDLVRGADGRFHVLEDNVRTPSGVSYVIENRRIMTRLMPELIRALRVRSVENYPAYLLACLRELAPAGISDPTVALLTPGPFNSAFFEHVFLSQQMGIELVEGRDLVCVDHKLFMKTVHGLRRIDVLYRRIDDDFLDPVVFRPDSLLGVAGLTAVLRAGNATLANAIGTGVADDKGVFAYTPEIIRYYLGEEPLLPIVETHLLRDPDVRQRVLRDLDRYVVKPTGASGGYGVVIGPRATDAELAEARKRIEAAPAGFIAQPVFPLSVHPTLFGSSTDGKPALAARHVDLRPFVLLGQKPRVLAGGLTRVALREGSLIVNSSQGGGSKDTWVLEE, from the coding sequence ATGGATGCACAGCAGGCGGGCATTGCGGTGCCCGGTTGGCAGGCACAGGCCAGCACGCCCGTGCCGATCAACGAAATGTTCGACGCCGAGGGGCGCCCGCGGCCGGAGTGCGCGCGGGTCATCGCATACCTGCTGGCGATGGAATCCCGCCGGCTCGCCGAACTCGGAGAGCGCGCGCATCGGATGTTCCAGACGATGGGCGTGACCTTCAATGTTTACGGCGATCATGAAGGCGGAGAACGAATTTTCCCCTTCGATCCGATCCCGCGCATTATCTCGGCTGAGGTCTGGGCCGGACTCGAAGCCGGACTGATTCAACGCACGCGGGCGCTCAACGCGTTCGTCGCCGATATCTATTGCGAGGCGCAAATTATCAAGGACGGCGTGATTCCGCGCGATCTGATCATCGGGTCGCCGCAGTTCCGCCATGCCGCCGTCGGCATCATGTCGCCCTGCGGGGTTTACGTCACGGTTGCGGGAATCGACTTGGTGCGCGGCGCCGACGGGCGCTTTCATGTGCTCGAGGACAATGTGCGCACGCCGTCCGGCGTTTCCTACGTGATCGAGAACCGGCGCATCATGACGCGCCTGATGCCCGAGCTGATTCGAGCCCTGCGAGTGCGCAGCGTCGAGAACTATCCGGCGTATCTGCTCGCATGCCTGCGCGAGCTTGCACCGGCCGGCATCAGCGACCCAACCGTCGCGCTGCTGACGCCGGGGCCGTTCAATTCGGCGTTCTTCGAACACGTGTTCCTCTCGCAGCAGATGGGAATCGAGCTGGTTGAAGGGCGCGACCTGGTGTGCGTGGACCACAAACTCTTCATGAAGACGGTGCACGGGCTTCGCCGGATCGACGTCCTCTACCGCCGCATCGACGACGACTTCCTCGACCCCGTGGTTTTTCGTCCCGATTCGCTGCTCGGCGTTGCGGGCTTGACCGCCGTGCTGCGCGCAGGCAATGCGACGCTGGCCAACGCGATTGGCACCGGCGTCGCCGACGATAAGGGCGTGTTCGCCTACACCCCGGAGATCATCCGCTACTACCTCGGCGAGGAACCGCTGCTGCCGATCGTCGAGACGCACTTGTTGCGCGATCCGGACGTAAGGCAGCGCGTGCTGCGCGACCTCGACCGCTACGTGGTCAAACCCACTGGCGCCTCGGGCGGCTACGGCGTGGTGATTGGCCCGCGCGCGACGGACGCGGAGCTGGCAGAGGCGCGCAAACGCATCGAGGCGGCGCCCGCCGGCTTCATCGCGCAGCCGGTCTTCCCGCTTTCGGTGCATCCGACCCTGTTCGGATCTTCCACCGACGGCAAACCGGCGTTGGCGGCGCGCCACGTCGATCTGCGGCCCTTCGTGCTGCTTGGGCAGAAGCCTCGAGTGCTCGCCGGAGGACTC